The following proteins are co-located in the Trichocoleus sp. FACHB-46 genome:
- the rpsU gene encoding 30S ribosomal protein S21, which translates to MTQIVLGENEGIESALRRFKRQVSKAGILADVKRQRFFETPQDKEKRKALARRRKHRFH; encoded by the coding sequence ATGACCCAAATTGTTCTGGGCGAAAACGAAGGAATTGAGTCAGCGCTACGTCGCTTCAAGCGTCAAGTTTCTAAAGCTGGAATTCTCGCTGATGTGAAGCGTCAACGCTTCTTTGAAACTCCTCAGGACAAGGAGAAGCGTAAAGCGTTAGCCAGACGTCGCAAACATCGCTTTCACTAA
- a CDS encoding RNA-binding protein: MSIYVGNLSYDVTQDDLNAVFAEYGTVKRVQLPLDRETGRPRGFGFVEMSTEAEETAAIEALDGAEWMGRDLRVNKAKPREERSGSGGGGGRGRDDRNSWGGGGGGGGGRGYSRY, from the coding sequence ATGTCCATTTACGTTGGTAATCTGTCTTACGATGTCACGCAAGACGATTTAAATGCCGTTTTTGCAGAGTACGGCACTGTTAAGCGAGTTCAACTCCCTTTAGACCGGGAAACGGGTCGCCCCCGTGGTTTTGGTTTTGTCGAAATGTCCACAGAAGCAGAAGAAACCGCAGCAATCGAGGCTCTGGATGGAGCTGAGTGGATGGGTCGCGATCTAAGAGTCAACAAAGCTAAGCCTCGCGAAGAGCGCAGCGGTAGCGGTGGTGGCGGTGGTAGAGGTCGTGACGATCGCAATAGCTGGGGCGGCGGCGGTGGCGGCGGTGGCGGCAGAGGCTACTCCCGGTATTAA
- a CDS encoding thiol-disulfide oxidoreductase DCC family protein codes for MPYTVIYDGKCNLCVTLVQLLESLDQGDRFQYIPMQDPETLQRWNVTPQDCELGMILIDAEAPERRWQGSDAAEEIGQLFPLGNVFVAAYRALPGLKWSGDRIYEQVRDNRYTLFGQRTAVYHSAYPACDSNACDRYFATPAASANRES; via the coding sequence ATGCCCTACACCGTAATCTATGACGGCAAATGCAACCTCTGCGTTACCCTGGTACAACTTCTAGAAAGCTTAGACCAAGGCGATCGCTTTCAGTACATTCCCATGCAAGATCCAGAAACATTGCAGCGCTGGAACGTCACCCCTCAGGACTGCGAACTAGGCATGATCTTAATTGATGCAGAAGCCCCAGAACGCCGCTGGCAAGGAAGTGATGCCGCTGAAGAAATTGGTCAATTATTTCCTCTAGGCAATGTATTTGTGGCTGCCTATCGTGCTCTCCCTGGTCTAAAGTGGAGCGGCGATCGCATCTACGAACAAGTGCGCGACAACCGCTATACCCTGTTTGGGCAGCGCACGGCTGTTTACCATTCTGCTTATCCTGCCTGTGACTCTAATGCCTGCGATCGCTACTTTGCCACTCCAGCCGCGTCAGCTAACAGAGAATCTTGA
- a CDS encoding radical SAM protein, whose protein sequence is MTNSPFAAERLLFTPATPNPDAIPTIFAFPNEYNVGITSLGYQVVWATLAARSDLQVSRLFTDVHEPLPSQPELLGFSVSWELDYVNILNLLESLDIPIRASDRTNTHPLVFGGGPVLTANPEPFADFFDVVLLGDGEILLNTLVAAYKEVRDSDRPTQLRHLAQVPGIYIPSLYEVTYHSPDGAIATIQPVDSTIPAQVEKQTYRGNTLSASTVVTGKAAWENIYMVEVVRSCPEMCRFCLASYLTLPFRTADVEASLIPAIEQGLTVTDRLGLLGASVTQHPEFDSLLDYISQPQHDQVRLSIASVRTNTVTEKLARTLTQHDTRSITIAVESGSERLRQIINKKLHNDEINQAAVNAKAGGLSNLKLYGMVGVPGEETDDLEQTVTMLRGLKKAAPGVRLTFGCSTFVPKSHTPFQWFGVNRQAEKRLQFLQKHLRSQGIDFRPESYNWSVIQALISRGDRRLSRLLELTRHYGDSLGSYRRAFKELRGQLPDLEFYVHADWTPDLVLPWQHLKGPLPQNTLLKHLATATSLFNWEHQASLEQQLSVPA, encoded by the coding sequence GTGACTAATTCGCCCTTTGCTGCCGAACGCCTCCTCTTTACTCCCGCTACACCCAACCCTGACGCGATTCCCACGATCTTTGCCTTCCCTAACGAGTACAACGTCGGCATCACCAGCTTGGGTTATCAAGTCGTTTGGGCCACCTTAGCCGCTCGCTCGGATCTGCAAGTCAGCCGCTTATTTACCGATGTTCACGAACCCCTCCCCTCCCAACCAGAGCTGCTCGGCTTTTCGGTGTCTTGGGAACTGGACTATGTAAATATTTTGAACTTGCTAGAATCCCTCGATATTCCGATTCGGGCTAGCGATCGCACCAACACTCACCCGCTCGTTTTCGGAGGCGGCCCTGTCCTGACGGCAAACCCCGAACCCTTCGCCGACTTCTTTGACGTAGTGCTGCTCGGAGATGGCGAAATTCTGCTGAATACGCTGGTCGCAGCCTACAAAGAAGTGCGAGATAGCGATCGCCCAACTCAACTACGGCACTTGGCCCAAGTTCCAGGGATCTACATTCCTAGCTTGTACGAAGTCACCTACCACAGCCCAGACGGAGCGATCGCCACGATTCAACCCGTTGACTCCACCATTCCTGCTCAGGTCGAAAAGCAAACCTATCGGGGCAATACTCTCTCCGCCTCTACCGTTGTCACCGGAAAAGCTGCTTGGGAAAATATTTATATGGTGGAAGTGGTGCGGAGCTGTCCAGAGATGTGCCGCTTCTGCCTCGCCAGTTACCTGACTTTGCCCTTCCGCACCGCCGATGTGGAAGCGTCATTGATTCCTGCGATCGAACAGGGTCTGACCGTGACCGATCGCCTCGGTTTATTGGGAGCTTCAGTTACCCAACATCCAGAATTTGACTCCTTGTTGGATTACATCAGCCAACCTCAACATGACCAAGTACGGCTGAGCATTGCTTCGGTACGGACCAACACTGTCACCGAGAAACTAGCGCGAACCCTCACTCAGCACGACACCCGCTCCATCACGATTGCGGTGGAAAGCGGCTCAGAGCGATTGCGGCAAATCATCAATAAAAAGCTGCACAACGACGAAATTAACCAGGCAGCGGTGAATGCCAAAGCAGGGGGCTTAAGCAACCTAAAGCTCTACGGTATGGTGGGTGTGCCTGGCGAAGAAACAGATGACCTAGAGCAAACCGTGACGATGCTGCGCGGCCTCAAGAAAGCGGCTCCGGGTGTGCGCCTCACCTTTGGCTGTAGTACCTTTGTGCCCAAGTCCCATACTCCGTTCCAATGGTTTGGCGTGAATCGCCAAGCAGAGAAACGACTGCAATTTCTGCAAAAACACCTGCGATCGCAAGGAATTGACTTCCGACCGGAAAGCTACAACTGGTCGGTGATTCAAGCCTTGATTTCTAGGGGCGATCGCCGTCTCTCTCGCTTATTGGAACTAACTCGTCATTACGGAGACTCCTTGGGCAGCTATCGCCGCGCCTTCAAAGAACTGCGAGGACAGTTACCCGACCTGGAATTTTATGTCCATGCTGATTGGACTCCAGATCTCGTATTGCCTTGGCAGCACTTAAAGGGACCATTACCCCAAAACACGCTGCTGAAGCATTTGGCAACGGCTACCAGTCTATTTAACTGGGAGCACCAAGCCTCACTAGAGCAACAGTTAAGCGTTCCCGCCTAA
- a CDS encoding gamma-glutamyl-gamma-aminobutyrate hydrolase family protein, with amino-acid sequence MLFPLPSPNSITKPPIIGITTSCKNETGHYSLFSNYIDAVRRAGGVPVLLTPGEMHQARILDFVDGLLFSGGGDIDPAEYEGSSHPSIYRVNAERDAFELGLANLALKTSIPMLGICRGLEIFMVVSGGQLVPHIPDEFGNTVIHRADQSHCAKHPVQLVPRTRLATLLHRETEINVVSWHHQAARSAPPGWRVAAQAPDGVIEALEHQHHPWAIAVQWHPELAPEDSGQQRIFKAFVQAASQPQVVALPQPASN; translated from the coding sequence ATGTTGTTCCCTCTTCCATCCCCCAACTCAATTACGAAGCCGCCAATTATTGGCATCACGACTTCTTGCAAAAACGAAACAGGCCACTACTCTCTGTTCAGCAATTACATAGATGCGGTCAGACGTGCTGGAGGTGTGCCTGTACTCCTAACTCCTGGTGAAATGCATCAGGCTCGAATCCTCGATTTTGTCGATGGTCTGCTCTTTTCGGGGGGCGGCGATATTGACCCAGCCGAGTATGAGGGTTCATCACACCCCAGCATCTATCGCGTCAATGCCGAGCGAGATGCCTTTGAACTTGGACTTGCTAACCTAGCTCTGAAAACGTCAATTCCAATGTTGGGAATTTGCCGAGGGCTGGAAATTTTTATGGTTGTGAGCGGTGGCCAGTTGGTTCCTCACATTCCTGATGAATTTGGCAATACCGTCATTCACCGAGCCGATCAGTCTCACTGTGCCAAGCACCCCGTGCAACTTGTGCCCAGAACGCGACTTGCAACTTTGCTCCATCGAGAAACAGAAATTAATGTAGTATCTTGGCACCACCAAGCAGCCCGAAGCGCACCTCCCGGTTGGCGCGTTGCCGCTCAAGCCCCAGATGGTGTGATTGAAGCGCTAGAACATCAGCATCATCCTTGGGCGATCGCGGTGCAGTGGCATCCAGAACTTGCCCCAGAAGATTCTGGGCAACAAAGGATTTTTAAGGCATTTGTCCAAGCGGCAAGCCAACCACAGGTCGTAGCTCTGCCTCAGCCCGCCTCAAACTAA
- a CDS encoding VIT domain-containing protein — protein MKFAYALPAATLLLVGTIGAIAHFSIAPSARSVPLRPTIVNPTSMDNAAEPTPTPAPGGLFGQKDGQQQAFVLKHTEVKARVAGNISRVEVTQTFENPFKDPLEAIYVFPLPDEAAVDDMEIKIGDRVIKGDIKKREEAQKIYEQARQQGRTAGLLEQERDNIFTQSLANIRPGERIEVTIRYSDSLKFEGGDYEFVFPMVVGPRYIPGNAIGNSGDTDVVPDASRITPPVLKPGTRSGHDIGVTVEIDAGVSVQEVRSPSHKLRVEPAGNTTKVQLVAEDTIPNKDLILRYRVAGKETQATLLTQADAQGGHFAVYLIPAVQYRSNEIVPKDVVFLMDTSGSQEGDPLAKSQELMRRFINGLNPNDTFSIIDFSNTTTQLSPAPLPNTPANRAKAIAYVDQLKANGGSELLNGIQAVMNFPAAESGRLRSVVLLTDGYIGNENQVIAEVQRQLKLGNRLYSFGVGSSVNRFLLDRLAEVGRGTSQVIRQDEPTQQVSERFFRQINNPVLTNVQVTWQGSGAAPEIYPLAAPDLFASQPLVLFGRKSDRASGTLKITGVAAGGERYEKTLQVNFDQGDNNPAIAQLWGRARIKDLMNQMFGGETTSGVAAVTDTALAYRLLSQYTAFVAISDEVRVNPDGTRQRVQVPVEMPEGVSYEGVFGSAQDAAMGSGAAVPMPAMAPSRSLAGRPVGSNNRAATASPPVAKTRVAAEAEAIAPVPNNSRLQVVSITGLDPAQMPALSQYLQSLNLPTGFNGDVVLEFSVQNGRVGRILLDDKTSTLKEAAVVDVIKRSLQGWQPSQGVTGKVRVTLRLR, from the coding sequence ATGAAATTTGCCTATGCTCTGCCTGCTGCTACATTGCTCCTGGTTGGCACGATAGGAGCGATCGCCCACTTTTCTATTGCTCCATCGGCGAGGTCAGTGCCTCTGCGCCCTACAATCGTGAATCCAACTTCAATGGATAACGCTGCTGAGCCGACACCTACTCCTGCACCCGGTGGTTTATTTGGGCAAAAGGATGGGCAGCAGCAAGCCTTTGTGCTCAAACATACGGAGGTGAAGGCGAGGGTAGCGGGCAATATCTCTCGCGTTGAGGTAACTCAAACCTTTGAGAATCCCTTTAAAGATCCCCTAGAAGCCATCTATGTTTTTCCCCTGCCCGATGAGGCGGCAGTAGATGACATGGAAATCAAAATTGGCGATCGCGTCATCAAAGGAGATATTAAAAAGCGAGAAGAAGCGCAGAAAATCTATGAGCAGGCAAGACAGCAAGGCCGCACCGCAGGGCTATTAGAGCAAGAGCGGGATAATATTTTTACGCAGTCCTTGGCGAATATTCGTCCCGGTGAACGAATTGAAGTCACGATTCGCTACAGCGATAGCCTCAAGTTTGAAGGAGGCGATTACGAATTCGTCTTTCCGATGGTGGTGGGACCGCGCTATATCCCTGGCAACGCGATCGGCAATAGCGGCGATACCGATGTGGTGCCCGATGCTTCTCGGATCACGCCTCCGGTGCTCAAACCGGGTACCCGTTCTGGTCATGATATTGGAGTCACAGTTGAGATTGATGCAGGTGTGTCTGTGCAAGAGGTGCGATCGCCTTCTCACAAACTGAGAGTGGAGCCAGCAGGTAATACAACCAAAGTGCAATTGGTGGCAGAAGACACGATTCCTAACAAAGATCTGATTTTGCGTTATCGGGTAGCGGGCAAAGAGACGCAAGCCACGCTGTTGACGCAAGCCGACGCCCAAGGGGGGCACTTTGCGGTCTATCTCATCCCCGCTGTGCAGTACCGCAGCAATGAGATTGTGCCGAAAGATGTGGTGTTCTTGATGGATACCTCTGGCTCTCAAGAAGGCGATCCGTTGGCGAAGTCGCAAGAACTGATGCGCCGCTTCATCAATGGGCTGAATCCCAACGACACCTTCTCGATTATTGATTTTTCCAATACAACCACCCAGCTCTCTCCCGCACCACTGCCAAACACACCCGCTAATCGCGCTAAGGCGATCGCTTATGTGGACCAACTCAAGGCCAACGGCGGCAGCGAATTGTTGAATGGCATCCAAGCGGTGATGAATTTCCCAGCGGCAGAATCCGGGCGGTTACGCAGCGTCGTGTTGCTCACCGATGGCTACATTGGCAACGAAAATCAGGTGATTGCCGAAGTGCAGCGACAACTCAAGCTAGGGAATCGGCTCTACAGCTTTGGCGTGGGTAGCTCGGTCAATCGCTTCTTGCTCGATCGCTTGGCTGAGGTAGGGCGAGGCACATCTCAAGTGATTCGCCAAGATGAGCCAACTCAGCAAGTATCCGAGAGGTTCTTCCGCCAAATCAACAACCCCGTTCTGACCAACGTTCAAGTCACCTGGCAAGGCTCCGGTGCCGCCCCAGAAATTTATCCCTTAGCAGCTCCTGATTTGTTTGCCAGTCAACCACTGGTGCTGTTTGGACGTAAAAGCGATCGCGCCAGTGGCACTCTGAAAATCACCGGAGTAGCGGCGGGTGGAGAACGTTATGAGAAGACGCTCCAGGTTAACTTTGACCAAGGAGACAACAATCCCGCGATCGCTCAGCTTTGGGGCCGTGCCCGGATCAAAGACTTGATGAACCAAATGTTTGGTGGCGAAACCACGTCTGGCGTGGCCGCAGTTACTGATACAGCCTTGGCTTATCGCTTGCTCTCGCAATATACAGCGTTTGTCGCGATCAGTGATGAGGTGCGAGTCAATCCAGATGGCACTCGCCAGAGGGTACAAGTGCCAGTGGAAATGCCAGAGGGGGTTAGCTACGAAGGTGTCTTTGGGAGCGCTCAAGACGCTGCGATGGGGTCAGGTGCCGCTGTTCCTATGCCTGCGATGGCTCCATCTAGGAGTTTAGCGGGACGACCAGTGGGGAGTAACAACCGAGCAGCAACAGCGAGTCCTCCAGTAGCTAAGACCAGGGTGGCTGCTGAAGCAGAGGCGATCGCTCCTGTACCTAACAATTCTCGCTTGCAAGTCGTAAGTATCACGGGTTTAGATCCAGCCCAAATGCCTGCTCTCTCCCAATATCTACAAAGCCTCAATCTGCCCACTGGGTTTAACGGCGATGTGGTGCTAGAGTTCTCGGTGCAGAATGGTCGAGTCGGTCGCATTTTGTTGGATGACAAGACTTCTACCCTAAAAGAGGCGGCTGTGGTTGATGTGATCAAGCGATCGCTCCAGGGCTGGCAGCCATCGCAAGGTGTGACGGGTAAGGTGCGGGTGACGTTACGGTTGCGTTAG
- a CDS encoding CPXCG motif-containing cysteine-rich protein: MQNTAEYFCAFCGEPNLTFVDFSAGGQQSYIEDCQVCCRPNVLYVRIDEDTLDIEIDSDYEG, encoded by the coding sequence ATGCAAAACACAGCTGAATACTTCTGTGCCTTCTGTGGTGAACCTAACTTAACCTTTGTGGACTTCAGCGCTGGAGGACAGCAATCCTACATCGAAGATTGCCAAGTTTGCTGCCGCCCCAATGTGCTTTATGTCCGCATTGATGAAGACACGCTGGATATTGAAATCGACAGCGACTATGAAGGTTAA
- the lepB gene encoding signal peptidase I — translation MTENLLELAKQGNPDAIATLMNRALKPQGITAAVELVGDRLQVELVAERLPNQSVAINYVRRGLLALGVTGIQQVQVSGKQVDQVALGWMEEFAIAEQASVSDTRTTTAIPAAASIASSHSLTQAGSDQKQKSAGTGEVGAIASKDAWFAANLSLLFPGLGQIYVGQIVRGLLFAGMAIALIWLAFWSIFSPAGNTLIGLSCILPVVFIYIVDLFEAYRGVTGGSILELHKEDASQKESWLAVFLSQLLPGLGQVYLQQNLLGTVLIVAMIVAASGLVGLKIHVWLPAMITGFACYHAYAHAPKKPAIRAQQIIVLVIASIVAIRLLMGAVPASLQQRIERFVIPSSSMEPTLQVKDRIFVLKSLRYVPKDGDLVVFRPLQRSSTDRPMKDKFFVKRVIGTPGETIQVKDGKVYRNDQPLQESYISEPPAYEWGPEVVPNDAYLVLGDNRNDSFDSHVWGFLPDRNIVGRAYKIYWPPARIRPLNQQ, via the coding sequence GTGACTGAGAATCTGCTGGAACTAGCTAAACAAGGGAATCCTGATGCGATCGCTACGTTGATGAATCGGGCTCTGAAGCCGCAGGGGATAACGGCGGCGGTGGAGTTGGTGGGCGATCGCTTGCAGGTGGAGCTGGTGGCGGAGCGGTTACCTAATCAGTCAGTAGCAATAAACTATGTGCGTCGAGGCTTGCTGGCTTTGGGTGTGACAGGGATTCAGCAGGTGCAGGTTTCGGGGAAGCAAGTTGATCAGGTCGCACTGGGTTGGATGGAGGAGTTTGCGATCGCGGAGCAAGCTTCTGTGTCTGATACAAGGACAACAACCGCTATTCCTGCGGCTGCATCTATTGCCAGTTCGCATTCTTTGACTCAGGCTGGTTCTGATCAGAAGCAAAAGTCTGCGGGGACAGGAGAGGTAGGGGCGATCGCGAGTAAAGATGCTTGGTTCGCGGCGAATTTATCTTTGTTGTTTCCTGGTTTGGGCCAAATCTATGTAGGTCAAATAGTTAGGGGATTACTATTCGCGGGGATGGCGATCGCCCTAATTTGGTTGGCTTTTTGGTCAATTTTCAGCCCTGCGGGCAATACGTTAATTGGCTTGAGTTGCATTCTGCCAGTTGTCTTTATCTACATTGTGGATTTGTTTGAAGCGTACCGTGGGGTAACGGGGGGTAGCATTCTAGAACTTCACAAGGAGGATGCGAGCCAAAAAGAGAGTTGGTTGGCTGTTTTTTTGTCGCAACTTTTGCCTGGACTGGGGCAGGTTTACCTTCAGCAAAACCTTCTTGGTACGGTCTTGATAGTAGCCATGATTGTTGCTGCCAGTGGTTTGGTAGGCCTCAAGATTCATGTTTGGCTACCTGCAATGATTACGGGTTTTGCTTGTTATCACGCCTACGCTCACGCACCGAAAAAACCAGCAATCCGAGCACAACAGATTATTGTTTTAGTGATTGCTAGTATTGTTGCAATTCGCTTATTAATGGGAGCAGTTCCGGCATCTCTCCAGCAACGAATTGAGAGGTTTGTAATTCCTAGCAGTTCAATGGAGCCAACGCTACAAGTTAAGGACCGAATCTTTGTTTTAAAGTCTTTAAGATATGTGCCCAAAGATGGTGATCTGGTTGTTTTTCGCCCACTGCAAAGAAGTTCCACAGACAGGCCAATGAAAGATAAGTTTTTTGTCAAACGAGTGATTGGTACGCCGGGGGAAACAATTCAAGTCAAAGATGGTAAGGTCTATCGCAATGACCAGCCTTTACAGGAGAGCTATATTTCTGAGCCTCCTGCTTACGAATGGGGACCAGAGGTAGTGCCTAACGATGCCTACCTAGTCTTAGGAGATAATCGTAACGATAGTTTTGATTCTCATGTTTGGGGATTTCTTCCGGACAGAAATATTGTGGGTAGAGCGTACAAAATCTACTGGCCACCCGCTAGAATTCGACCTCTAAACCAGCAGTAA